The Acetomicrobium flavidum genome window below encodes:
- the rpoC gene encoding DNA-directed RNA polymerase subunit beta' produces the protein MDKREIVGVRIRLASPERIRELSSGEVKRPETINYRTLRPEKDGLFCERIFGPVRSYECACGKYKRNGPKFKGIVCDRCGVEVTDSKVRRERMGHIELACPVVHIWYLRGIPSRLSLFLGTTSKDLERVVYFAPLRRRELLYKVVMEGKRPDLVKKGDLIPACEERIHRHYDPKFKAEEAYRITSVDDLPLKEGDILSAQQVSRYRTEYGDDLFKVEPAYTITEIEEGAQFKAGDIVSQGDIDRLKKQGIKVEFERTAIKNQEAFMVIAAVRLPFAKDDILSASELQLYMKNYPGRFNSQQETIAIEDPSYIVIEGSNSPFEQCDIIVEREHKLCRAYDKDFMAGIGAESLLELLRRIDIDELAILLREEIANSTGQKKRKLIKRLQVVEDFRKGDSKPEWMILTVLPVIPPDLRPMVQLDGGRFATSDLNDLYRRVINRNNRLKKLQELNAPDMIIRNEKRMLQEAVDALIDNGRVGKAVLGAGNRPLKSLTDLLRGKKGRFRQNLLGKRVDYSGRSVIVIGPELKLYQCGLPKEMALELFRPFVMHKLIEKGIASNVKGAKRIIERRRDEVWEALEEIIKDHPVMLNRAPTLHRLGIQAFEPLLMEGKAIRLHPLVCTAFNADFDGDQMAVHVPLSLESQAESRVLMLAGHNLLSPAHGRPIVTPTQDVVLGIYYLTAMADGRKGEGMLFRDIEDALIALDHGVVHPNARVKMRWNGEFIETSPGRALFNSVLHPSLRYINRQIAKKDLGALLDLAFDKIEHEDLVKMLDDIKLLGYKWFTKSGISLNIDSVVIPPEKEEIVKEVLDKESELNVQYGMGILTEDEYLRQTELLWTEAASKIADCILQHMDEFNPLRMMVDSGARGSKSQVSQMAGIRGVMADPSGKVIDYPIISNFREGLNMLEYFISTHGARKGLADTALRTAKSGYLTRRLVDVSQDLIVIDEDCGTDKGVFMTPLLQDGKVVISLSERIYGRTALEDVRHPGDGTIMVKAGDIIDQEKADAIEAAGVEGVWVRSPMTCGLRNGVCQKCYGLDLSSRKPVSIGEAVGIVAAQSIGEPGTQLTMRTFHTGGVRITGEDITQGLPRVEQLFEIRKPKKTALLSEIDGTVVEIREMEGKRKIVIQSSENADEKVTFNVPSAQLLLVEEGDEVTKGQVLTEGYIDPQQLLDVKGIEAVQRYLVDGIQEVYKSQGVSINNKHIEVILRKVAPVNKVRIADEGDTSYVVGEIVWLDELEREIEEIRSHNRRCMDDSVALLKGKVLKDVIGKGSLEHAAQYKGEILDEQAIKILLQPGTVLSELVVEDQGEQVRVIVGESLFRRELDGLELVEPYEGGNGVRIEAGVPLSIKQLALVTQDLRRPLQVMDTEKLLTLCDVTYLAEDVVCDGMVIAPKDGLLTKDIALKLKEKSVKEIKVWKAPETVDLPDAIQEYLISKIWGRPLSRAIDSNGNELEDIPPIVDGGIVRGIIEGKITAIEADGEIYSRQRILHSVMTDKIYGKVLLEPVRDRLGDVIIPAGTEINQQVLERLIELEPTKIVVRPILALSQVEKLIQRVTFVRKLRQEPIWKPVLLGITKAALATDSFMSAASFQQTAQALASAAVRGEIDYLRGLKENVIIGHLIPAGTGATPNRNFDVVEVEEEVAHLPVSAERAR, from the coding sequence ATGGACAAACGCGAGATCGTGGGCGTTCGTATCCGACTTGCAAGTCCGGAGAGGATAAGGGAATTGTCGAGCGGCGAAGTGAAGCGGCCCGAGACGATAAACTACAGGACCCTTAGGCCAGAGAAGGACGGTCTTTTTTGTGAGCGCATATTCGGTCCCGTGAGGAGCTACGAATGCGCCTGCGGAAAATACAAGCGCAATGGCCCTAAATTTAAGGGCATAGTGTGCGATCGTTGCGGCGTGGAAGTGACCGACAGCAAGGTGAGGCGCGAGAGGATGGGGCATATCGAGCTTGCCTGCCCTGTGGTGCATATATGGTATCTGCGCGGAATTCCCAGCAGGCTCAGCCTGTTTTTGGGAACGACCTCCAAGGACCTGGAAAGGGTCGTCTACTTTGCTCCCCTTAGGCGGAGGGAGTTGCTGTACAAGGTCGTGATGGAAGGCAAGAGGCCCGACTTAGTCAAAAAAGGAGACTTGATCCCGGCATGCGAGGAGCGCATCCACAGGCATTACGATCCCAAGTTCAAAGCCGAAGAGGCCTATCGCATTACCAGCGTCGACGACCTGCCCCTAAAGGAAGGGGACATCCTTTCCGCTCAACAGGTCTCCCGCTATCGTACGGAGTACGGAGACGACCTCTTCAAGGTGGAGCCGGCCTACACGATAACGGAGATCGAGGAGGGCGCTCAGTTTAAGGCCGGGGATATAGTGAGCCAAGGTGACATAGATAGGCTCAAGAAACAGGGCATAAAGGTAGAGTTTGAGAGGACTGCCATCAAAAATCAGGAAGCCTTCATGGTGATAGCTGCCGTTCGTCTTCCCTTCGCAAAGGACGACATTTTGTCCGCCTCGGAGCTGCAGCTTTACATGAAAAACTATCCCGGCAGGTTCAACTCTCAGCAGGAGACAATTGCCATCGAGGATCCGTCGTACATAGTCATAGAGGGCAGCAATTCTCCCTTTGAACAGTGTGACATTATAGTGGAAAGGGAACATAAGCTGTGCCGTGCCTACGACAAGGATTTTATGGCAGGAATCGGGGCCGAAAGCCTTCTTGAACTGCTCAGGCGCATAGACATAGATGAGCTTGCCATATTGCTTCGCGAGGAGATAGCCAACTCTACCGGCCAGAAGAAGCGAAAGCTCATAAAGCGGCTGCAGGTCGTGGAGGACTTCAGAAAGGGAGACAGCAAGCCCGAGTGGATGATCTTGACCGTTTTGCCGGTCATTCCACCTGATCTTCGACCCATGGTCCAGCTTGACGGCGGAAGGTTTGCCACATCCGACTTGAACGATCTTTACAGGCGTGTCATCAATAGGAACAATCGTCTGAAGAAGCTGCAGGAGCTGAATGCTCCTGACATGATAATAAGAAACGAAAAAAGAATGCTCCAGGAGGCGGTTGACGCCCTCATTGATAACGGCAGGGTGGGCAAGGCCGTATTGGGCGCCGGGAACCGCCCTCTTAAGAGCTTGACCGACCTGCTAAGGGGAAAGAAAGGGCGTTTCCGCCAAAACCTTCTCGGCAAGCGCGTGGACTATTCGGGAAGGTCCGTCATAGTCATAGGACCGGAGTTAAAGCTTTATCAGTGCGGTTTGCCCAAGGAAATGGCACTGGAATTATTTCGCCCCTTCGTCATGCATAAGTTGATCGAAAAGGGCATAGCCTCAAACGTGAAGGGGGCAAAGCGCATAATAGAGCGCAGAAGGGATGAGGTTTGGGAGGCCCTGGAAGAGATCATAAAGGACCACCCGGTCATGCTCAACAGGGCGCCAACCCTTCACCGCCTGGGCATCCAGGCCTTCGAACCGCTCCTAATGGAGGGTAAGGCCATCAGGCTGCACCCCCTTGTCTGCACCGCCTTTAACGCCGACTTCGACGGAGACCAGATGGCCGTGCACGTTCCCTTATCGCTGGAATCACAGGCGGAATCCAGGGTCCTGATGCTAGCCGGACACAACTTGTTGTCGCCCGCGCACGGACGTCCCATTGTGACGCCGACCCAGGATGTCGTGCTCGGCATATATTACCTGACTGCCATGGCCGATGGACGCAAGGGGGAGGGCATGCTCTTCAGGGACATAGAGGACGCGCTGATAGCCCTTGACCACGGGGTCGTTCACCCCAATGCGAGAGTGAAGATGCGCTGGAACGGGGAGTTTATAGAAACTTCTCCCGGCAGAGCTTTGTTCAACAGCGTCTTGCATCCATCTCTCAGATATATAAACAGGCAGATTGCCAAAAAGGATTTAGGTGCTTTGCTCGATTTGGCTTTTGACAAGATTGAACATGAAGATCTGGTAAAGATGCTGGATGACATCAAGCTATTGGGATATAAGTGGTTCACTAAGAGCGGCATCTCCCTAAATATAGACTCCGTTGTCATTCCTCCCGAGAAGGAGGAGATAGTGAAGGAGGTCCTCGATAAGGAGAGCGAGCTCAACGTTCAGTATGGCATGGGCATCCTGACCGAGGACGAATACCTGAGACAGACGGAGTTGCTTTGGACTGAGGCGGCCTCGAAGATCGCCGACTGTATATTGCAGCATATGGATGAGTTTAACCCCTTGAGGATGATGGTCGACTCGGGAGCTCGCGGTAGCAAGAGCCAGGTCTCGCAGATGGCCGGCATCCGGGGAGTCATGGCCGATCCTTCGGGTAAAGTCATAGATTACCCGATTATTTCCAACTTCAGGGAAGGCCTGAACATGTTGGAATACTTCATTTCGACTCACGGAGCAAGGAAGGGGCTCGCCGATACGGCCTTGAGGACTGCCAAGTCCGGATATTTAACGAGGCGTCTCGTCGATGTATCGCAAGACTTGATCGTCATCGATGAAGATTGCGGGACGGATAAGGGGGTATTCATGACTCCGCTGCTTCAAGACGGCAAGGTCGTCATTTCCCTAAGCGAAAGGATATACGGAAGAACTGCCCTTGAGGATGTGCGTCACCCCGGAGATGGGACAATTATGGTAAAGGCCGGAGATATCATCGATCAGGAGAAAGCCGATGCCATAGAAGCTGCAGGCGTAGAAGGTGTATGGGTGAGAAGCCCGATGACTTGCGGGCTACGTAACGGCGTATGCCAAAAGTGCTACGGTTTGGATCTTTCCTCAAGAAAGCCCGTGTCAATTGGCGAGGCAGTGGGCATAGTGGCAGCCCAGTCGATCGGAGAGCCGGGAACGCAGCTTACTATGAGGACGTTCCATACCGGCGGCGTCAGGATTACAGGAGAGGATATCACTCAGGGTCTGCCTCGTGTCGAGCAGCTTTTCGAGATCAGGAAGCCCAAAAAGACAGCCCTTCTTTCCGAGATCGACGGCACGGTCGTCGAGATTCGGGAGATGGAAGGCAAGAGGAAGATCGTCATCCAGTCCAGTGAAAACGCCGACGAGAAGGTGACGTTCAACGTGCCTTCCGCCCAACTGCTTCTTGTTGAAGAGGGAGATGAGGTGACGAAGGGTCAGGTCTTGACGGAGGGTTACATCGATCCTCAGCAACTGCTGGATGTTAAGGGCATAGAGGCCGTTCAAAGGTACCTTGTCGATGGCATTCAAGAGGTCTACAAGTCTCAAGGCGTTTCCATAAACAACAAGCACATCGAGGTAATCTTGCGCAAGGTTGCCCCTGTTAATAAGGTGCGCATAGCCGACGAAGGAGATACCTCTTACGTGGTCGGCGAAATAGTATGGCTGGACGAGCTGGAAAGGGAAATAGAGGAAATTAGGAGCCATAATAGGCGATGCATGGACGATTCTGTCGCCTTGCTGAAGGGCAAGGTCCTCAAAGACGTGATCGGCAAGGGTTCGTTGGAGCACGCAGCGCAATATAAGGGAGAAATCTTGGACGAACAGGCAATAAAGATCCTTCTTCAGCCGGGCACGGTGCTTTCCGAGCTCGTCGTCGAAGACCAGGGAGAGCAGGTTCGCGTAATAGTGGGAGAGTCGCTGTTCAGGAGGGAACTCGATGGGTTGGAGCTGGTTGAACCCTATGAGGGCGGCAACGGCGTACGCATAGAGGCAGGCGTGCCCCTGAGCATTAAGCAGCTTGCACTGGTTACCCAGGATTTGCGCAGGCCGCTGCAGGTAATGGATACGGAGAAACTCCTTACCCTTTGCGATGTCACCTATCTGGCCGAAGACGTAGTTTGCGATGGAATGGTCATAGCCCCCAAGGACGGTCTTTTGACAAAGGACATAGCTTTGAAGTTAAAGGAGAAATCGGTAAAGGAGATTAAGGTATGGAAGGCTCCGGAGACCGTCGATTTGCCTGACGCCATCCAGGAATACCTCATCAGCAAAATATGGGGTCGGCCTTTAAGTAGGGCAATAGATTCGAACGGCAACGAGCTTGAAGATATCCCCCCCATCGTTGATGGAGGTATTGTTAGGGGTATAATCGAAGGCAAGATAACCGCCATCGAGGCCGACGGGGAGATCTATTCCAGGCAAAGGATATTGCACAGCGTTATGACCGATAAAATTTACGGCAAGGTCTTGCTGGAACCCGTAAGGGATCGCCTTGGTGACGTCATTATCCCTGCGGGAACCGAGATAAATCAGCAAGTCCTCGAGCGGCTTATAGAGCTTGAACCGACGAAGATAGTGGTAAGACCGATACTCGCTCTCTCTCAAGTCGAGAAGTTGATCCAAAGGGTGACCTTTGTGCGAAAGCTTCGCCAGGAACCCATATGGAAGCCGGTATTGCTCGGCATCACCAAGGCGGCTTTGGCGACGGACAGTTTTATGTCTGCAGCATCCTTCCAGCAGACAGCCCAGGCCCTTGCCTCTGCTGCCGTCAGAGGCGAAATAGACTACCTCAGAGGCCTGAAGGAAAACGTAATAATAGGTCATCTGATCCCGGCTGGCACTGGAGCAACTCCCAATAGGAACTTTGATGTCGTGGAGGTTGAAGAAGAGGTCGCTCATTTGCCGGTTTCCGCTGAACGTGCCAGGTAA